The DNA window TTAGCCTTGAATTCTGAGCGTAGGCGGAAAACAGTTTTCTGAGAAATTTTCGTCATGATAATCTGTTGACAAAAACTCATAAAAGCAGAAACAACATAAATAACAGAAACTAGCAGCAGGATGTTGACAATCGCGTGATAATTAATTTGATATTGACCAGACTTCAGTCCAGCGAGTACTCCTTTGAAAATAATTGTCGTGGCATTACCTAAAATTTTTGGTGCTGCAACAGACAAAATCACAGAGCCTGCCGCCAATAGAAGCGAAAAAATAACGCCTAGTTGATTCCGACCGAGATATTTGAACAGTCTAATTGTCGTTCCCCAAAAATTATGAGCATGTTCAACCTGCCGTGCCATTGGTCTTGGTCCATTACCCGAACCAGTCATTCTGGAAGCTGGATTACGCATAGGCTTGCCCTTTGATCTGTGTTAACGAATCCTTTTTGTGCAACTGAGAGTTCACTATTTCCTTGTAAACTGCGCTGCGCTGCATAAGTTCGGCATGCTTACCAATAGCGGAAATTCGGCCAGATTCCAGTACGAGGATCTGATCAGCATCAGCAACGGTCGAGACACGCTGTGCCACAATGATTTTGATTGCTTTTTGAATTTGTTTGTCCTTAGCCAAAGCTTTACGCAGATTCGCATCAGTTTTGAAATCCAGAGCTGAAAAAGTATCGTCAAAAATGTATATATCAGCCTGCTTAACAACGGCTCGTGCAATCGATAGACGCTGGATCTGGCCGCCAGAAAAGTTATGGCCTCCTTGCTCCACTGGTGCATCTAGACCGCCCTGTTCTTCCACAAAATGACTAGCTTGAGCAATATCTAAAGCCTTCATCATCTGCTGGTCGCTGGCATTGGGATCGCCATATTTTAAATTGCTCCTAACGGTTCCTTGAAAAAGAAAAGATTGCTGGCTTGTAAATGATATCCGGCGATGTAAATCGCTCTGCAGAAAATCGCGAATATCAATACCATTCAGCAAAACCTGTCCAGCGCTAGTATCGAATAGGCGTGGAATGAAGTTGATTAGGCTTGTTTTACCAGAGCCTGTACCACCGATGATAGCCAACGTTTGTCCAGCATGAATTTGAAAACTAATATCTTCTAATACTTTTTTGCTGGAATCAGAGTATGAAAAATCAACATGAGCAAAACTTAAATCGATAATTTTTTGTAAGACCCGAGGATTTTTTGGATCATTGATCGTATCTTTGACGTCCAAAACTTCTTGGATCCGTTGAGCTGAGGCTTGGGCACGCGGCACAACGACAAAAATCATGGACAATTGCATGAAGGCAAACAGCATCTGGGTCGCATATGTAATAAAAGATAGCAAATTGCCAACCGGCATCATATTACCAGCAATTAAATGAGCACCAAACCAAACAATTGCAATATTTGAAGCACTGATAATGAGCGTCATAGCAGGACTCATCAAACTTGTGGTGACATATGCACTGATCGCATTACCTGTTAAGTTTGAATTAGCAGTCTTGAAACGTTTCTGCTCAAAATCATCTTGATTAAAGGCGCGAATAACACGAACACCCGTTAATCCTTCGCGAAAGACTAAATTGATCTGGTCGGTGAGCGCTTGTATCTTGCGGAATAGTGGTACTGATTTTTTCATAATCAAAACTACCAGCAGAGCCAATACTGGCATAGTCGCTAAGAAAACCAATGTCAGACGCGGGCTTTTAAAATAAGCCATGATACTCGCACCGAACAGCATCATTGGTGACCTGACCATCATGCGAAGCATAGAATAAGTGGCATTTTGCATTTGCACAACATCATTAGTCGTTCTCGTAATTAAAGATGCCTGCCCCAGCTTTTCAAAATCACCATTCGCCATTCTCGTGATCTTACGAAACATAAAGCTACGCAGTTTAACTCCTAGTTTTTGAGAAGAAGTCGCTGCCAGTAATTGATTGCAAACAGCGCCGACAATACCTAGCAAGCTAATAACCAGCATAGCAAAGCCGGTATGCCAAATATAGGGAATATCATGTTTAACAATTCCGATATTAACAATATCAGCCGTGATTGTCGGTAAAAGCAAATCAGCAGCCACTTGAAAAAACAGGCAAAAAAAAGCTAAACCAACGACCAATTTATTTAGATTTCGATACGCTAATTTGAACATAGACTATAAATGCTATCTTACGCCTGTTCAAAAATAAAATTCAAATCACATTGTCAGGTAAATTGAAAAATACATCAGGGCAGTTCCAAGTAAGACAAACAAATGCCACCAAACGTGATTCCACCAAATTTTCATATTCATATAAAAAAAAGTACCAGCCGAATAAGCGATGCCGCCCCAAAATAATAACCATAAAGCAATGCTAGGGACACTATTTCGAATAATTGGAAATAGCAGAACGATCAACCATCCCATAGCAAGATAAATGAGAACAGAAATCCAGCGATGCCTACCGATGAAAATAAAATCATACACGATGCCGCAAATAGCCAAAAGCAAATTAATGACCCATAGCCATATCGCGATTGGATTTTTAATAAAAACCCAGCAAAACGGGGTATAGGTGGCCAAAATTATCAAGAAAATACCAATATGATCAAAATGCTGGAAAACCCAAGCTGCTCTAGTAAAGATAAAAGCATGAAAAAGAGTTGAATTTAAAAGAAAAATAATCAAACAAACTGAATAAATAATCAGTGCGGTCAAATCAATTGCTGACGTGTAGCCCGTATTGACGGCCCGAATAAAAAGAAAAACAATGCCGACAATCGCTGCAACAAAACCAACGCCATGAGTAATCGAATTGAAGATCTCTTCAACGAGACCAAAAGTTTTTACCTGATGCTTTTTCATATCCATTAGTACAGTCTAACCTATAAAAAAATCCGACTGAATCGGATTTACGAAATTAATAAATATCATCATCAGAAAGTGCATCGTCAGATCCACTAGACTTAGGATTATAGTTCGGATCCGAAAAAGGATCGCTAGCTGAATCATCGATCGGAACAGCTTTCCCTGGGTCAGTATCAGCAGCAGGATCCGCTTTCTCTCCAATACCATAAGCATCACGAACAGCTTTGAAAATGACGTCGTGTTCTTTTTTATGAGCAGGGTCTTCTAACCAAGTGACTGCATTAACACGTCCCTGTCCAATTTTCTCACCCTTGTAAGCATACCAAGCACCAGACTTGTCGACGATGTCTTTATCAACAGCTAAATCAATTAATTCACCAGTTTGACTGATACCTTTACCATACATAATATCTACTTCAGCGACCCTAAACGGCGGTGCAACCTTGTTTTTAACCACTTTGATTTTTGTATTATTACCAACGATCACCGTGCCATCTTTAATTTGTGTAGAGCGGCGAACCTCCAGACGAACCGTTGAATAAAATTTTAATGCACGACCACCAGGAGTTGTCTCCGGATTGCCAAACATCACACCAATCTTTTCACGAATTTGATTAATGAAAATCGCAATGGTGCCTGTTCGATTCAAGGTACCTGCTAATTTACGAAGCGCTTGGCTCATCAAGCGTGCCTGTAAACCAACATGTGTATCGCCCATTTCACCTTCGATTTCAGCACGAGGAACCAACGCGGCAACTGAGTCTATTACCAGCATGTCAATGGCACCAGAATTTACCAGATCATCAGCAATTTCCAAACCTTGCTCACCAGTATCCGGTTGGCTCAACAATAAATCATCAACGTTAACGCCAAGCGCTTCTGCATATTTAGCATCTAAAGAGTTTTCAGCATCAATATAAGCAGCTGTACCACCCTGTTTTTGAACTTCAGCAACTGCATGCAAAGCCACAGTCGTTTTACCAGAGGATTCTGGGCCAAAAACTTCAATGATTCGACCCTTCGGATAGCCTCCGACACCAAGAGCAATATCAAGTTTTAAAGAACCAGTTGAGATAACTTCAACATTTGTGTGAACATTCTCACCCAAACGCATGATCGACCCTTTGCCAAAATCCTTTTCAATTTTCTTAAGTGCTGCATCAAGAGCAGCTTTTCTACCACTAGCCATAAAACCTCACCAATCTATTATGCTACGAAAATCAAATTAATACGAACGCTTGTTCGTATTTTAAATTAACTTAACTTTCTAAATATTTATACGATTTTTAATTGACTTTTCGGAAAACTACATACCATCGGAAAAAACTGAACGATTTTGAACAAAATAATCAATTCCTGAATACAAAGTAAAAATGACAGCCAGATAAATGAGAATCTGACCAATCGGCCAAGAACTGCCGAAATTACTGCAATATAGAAAAATGACTGCAAACATTTGAGTGAACGTTTTGATCTTGCCCGGCATCTGAGCGGCGAAAACCGTGCCATTATTTTCAACGATCAGAGTTCTAAGCCCTGTAATTGCAAGTTCTCTGATAACAATGATAACAGTCATCCAAGCCGGCACAACTTGATACTGTGTCAAAAAAATCAAGGCCGTCATCACTAAAAGTTTGTCAGCTAAAGGGTCAGCAAATTTGCCAAAATTAGTCACCAAATGATGTGCTCGGGCAATTTTGCCATCTAGCAGATCAGTCAATGAAGCTACTGCGAAAATGATAGCGGCAATGATCCAGCTAGTCGGGTGACCAAAAGTTCGACTCCAGTTGATGGGCAAAGCTAGTACCAGAATAAAAACTGGAATCAAAAAAATTCTAAAAGTTGTTAATTTATTAGGTAAATTCATTGTGCCGTTTTCTCTCTTTTGATAATTATATTCGTAATTTGAACAGATGAGCCAGACATAAATTGAGTATCCTTGCCGTCAAACAAAATCTTTGTATTATAAGGATTACCAATATGGATCGTGACTTGCTGTTGGTCTTTGGTCAAAGTCGTATCCTGCTCGCCACCAGCCGGAATCGTGCTAGAAAACTGCAATGTGCCATCCACGTTAATCGTTGTCCATGATGCATTGCTGGCCTCAATTTGAATCGTGTGATCCGTTGTATCGTAAAAAGTCATTGTTGATGTATTGCTTTGGAATTGTGGTTTCGATAGAGACTGAGTATCGGCCGAACTTGAAGACGACGAACTACTGCTAGTGGACTTTTTTTCAGCAGCGCTTTTCTTAGATTTTGCAACTTTAGTCGAACTAGAACTGACCTGTGACTGCGATACTGAGCTTGGATGAACTTTGCCGATGATCACCCATAAACCAAAAGCCAGTACAACCAAGCCAATGATCCAAGCAAAAACACGAAATTTATTCCAAAAACGCCGCGACATCGGCATCGTTAAATTCATGCCAGCCCTAGGAATACGATCAGCGCCGACTCGAACTGAATTCTTTGACAACTTTTTGTTCTCGGATTCATTATTTTGCGTGTCATCCTGCCAATCGGAGTTTGCATGCATTTCACCAGAAAAAAGAGAATCCGGATCGCTAGGCTGTCGCTGACTATATTCATCAGTGGCTGCAGATGAATCATTGGATGCGTTTTCTGGATTATCCAGGATCGTGTTCGGATCTAGAGAAACCGTATTCGCATACTGTCTGATAAAAGCCTTAACGTAAAAAGGACCGGGCAATTTTCCAATCTGGCCAGTTTCTATCGCTTGCAGATAACGAACCTGAATCTTCGTCGATGAAGAAATATCTTCGAGAGTCAGGCCATGGTTTTCTCGTGCATCCTGTAGACGTTTTCCAATTACTTGATAATCAGTATCCATTCATAAGAATTATAACAATCTTTTAGTCGCTAGGTTTGACGGAAAAAACGCTAAATGACTCAATATCGTAGTAATCATGGAACAAATCAACAGCTTTTTTGAAAGTTAAAGTCTTAAGGTCAGCAATAATTCGAAAAACATTCACATTGATATCAAAACTATCGATCGTCGTCAAAATATTATTTTCAAGCTGATCCAAAGACATCGAAAGTTCTCCCAAAGTTGCTTGTTTTTGAACTTCGAATTCTTGTTCCAGCTTTGGATCAAACATGATCCTGCTTAACTGAAGTCGAATTTGCTCAAACAGCTGTTGATCTTTGCCACGTCCGGTAAAATTAATAAAATGATAATAGCGACTAATTTCAACTTGAGCAAAAAAATCTTCATCCAAAATTCCTTGATTGTAATTCCGCATGTACCAATTCGATGAATCTGAGAAATAAAGATCTAAAAGCAAATCGCTAGCAAAAGATAAAATAACCGCTTCTGTTACGTCAACCAATCTTTTGCTGCCTTTGATACCAGCAGTCAGTAGAGGCGTTGAAACAGGCATGATCTTGACTGCTTGCTTAATCACCGGAATTCGGTCATCGAATAAATTAATACGTGAAAAATCAGCAGGAAGACGCGTTAATTCTTTCTGCGTATCTTGGATCAGTTTGCTCATTTTTTTTGGATCAATTGGGCCCGTGATCTTTAAGTGAAGTTTATTCGGCTGATAAAAATAATGGTGAAAGCAATAGAGAAGTTCGGGGCTTAGTTGGTTAATTGTACTGATTTGGCCGCCAATATCTTGCGATAAAGGCTGATTTTGATAAAGATTTGTCATCAAACCAAGAGACAAAGCCCAATCAGGCATGTCTTGGTACATGGCTAGCTCTTGGCCAATAATGCCCTGTTCTTTATCGACGGAAGCCTGTGTATAATAAGGTTTTTGCACAAACTTCAACAAAAGTCTGATCGAATCATTGATATGCTCAGTAGCTTGAAAATAGTAAACTGTTTGTGTTTGACTCGTATAGGCATTGGAAAAGGCACCATAATTGCTAAAAATTTCGCTGACATCCCCTTCGGCCTTTTCAAACATTTTATGTTCGGCGAAGTGTGCAGTGCCAGATGGAAAAATAATTTTTTTGCCTTTCTCATCAACGATCTGCTGATCAACGGCACCTGCATCAACAAAAAGGGCCGCAAAAACAGAATGAAAATCCTTTTTAGGAATCAGAGTAATTTTTAAACCATCTTCAAGAGTCTGCGTATATACCGACTGCTGGTAATCATCGAATGTTTCAATTTTCATTTATCAATACCGCCTCAGTCTGCTGAATTACTTTTTTTGAAAATGCAACAACTTGATCAGCTGTGACCGAGTTAATAAGATCAATTGTTTGAGCAGTTGTTTTTTTATAGCCGGATACAAAGCCAGCTACTTCACGATCAATCGTATTATTCTGATAGTCTTGTCCGGAGATGATAGCAGTTATTAATTCGTTTTTGATCAACGAAAACAGACGATCTGAAAAATCATGTTGACGTATCTTATCAATTTGTCTATTAATTTCATTTTCAACTGCCGTCATATTTTGTTTATCTAGACCAGCCTGAATAAGCATCCAACCATCCTGCCCGAAAATAAGTGAATTAGTATAGTAAACTAATTGTTTTTTCTCTCGAATACTTAGAAATAATAACGATTGACTCGATCCCCCCAGCAGTTGAGAAAATAAAATTGCCGTGAAACGCTGGTCGGACAAATGATTATAATCAACAAAATTATAGGCATTTTCAAGCAAACTCTGGTCCCCACATTCATGCGTGCTGATTTTATTCAGTTCGTGGATCGCTTGCGTATAAACAATATTTTTATGGTTGATCGTATTGTGACTAACGATCGGCCATTTATTAACTAAGTTCTCGATCTTTTGGCTAGAAAGATTGCCCGACACCGTGAGAATTGTCTCATCATTGGAAAGCATTTGCCGATAAGCGCCTACAACCGAGGCATTCGTCACTTGTTTAATTAGTGCTTGGTCCCCATCGGCATGCACACGCAAATTTGCATCAGAAAAGTAATTTGCCAAAACGCGATCATGTAATTTATAACTTTTATTATCGAAGTTGGACAAAAATTCAGTCAGAAAATTCTTTTTTTCGATCTCAAACATTTTATCGGGAAATTGATCATGAATAATTAAAGGCGAAAAAATCTGTTCAGCTAAAAAAGCAAATGCTTTTTCCAGCAATTGGCTATCATGAAAAATTGCTGCATTTGGAAATTTAAGGCTTAGATGAATTTTAGCAAGACGACCAAAACGGCTCGTCGAGACTGAATAATGAGCGCCATAAAGCTCATTCAATTTCGTCGTCATTGCCTGTCGATCAGGATATGCCGCCGAACTGTTTTCCATCAAGACTGCCAGCAAAGACCTTTGGCTTGCCGTTTCTTTATTAAACGGCGCATAAAAATCCACTACCACTTTGACCGATTGGAACTGTGTCGTTTCGATGACAGCTAAATTAATACCATTCACTAATTTCTTCATAATTCTTCCTTAAAGGATTGGCGACAAAAGACGGGAAAACTTCTGCAAAACAGTCATGAAAAATCCTTGTTTTGCAAAATCCGCTTTGGTTAATAACTTCGATTTCGTTATGTCGATCGCAATCTGTTTCTCTATTTTTTTGGCAAAATAAGAGCTATAAATAAATGCATTTGACTCGAAGCTTAATTCGAAGGAACGAATATCCAAATTAGCTGATCCAATACTCACGATCTGATCATCGACCACCAAAAGTTTGCTGTGTAAAAAACCGGCATCGTAGCGATAAACATCAGCTCCGGCATCGATAAACTCTTGCGCATAATACTGAGTCGCCCGATAAACAAAAGGATGGTCAGGTCGATCAGGAATGAAAATGCGGACCTTGACACCCGCTGCTAGTGCGATCATCAATGATTCATAGATCGTCTGATCAGGAATCAAATATGGCGTCTGGATCGTAATAGATTTAGTAGCTAAAGTAATCATCTTTAAATAGCCCTGCTTTATCTGGGCTGTCAACGAATCAGGTCCAGAAGAAACAATTTGAATTGGATGAACACCATTTACTTGAGTCGCTGGAAAATAATGATCAAGAAAAGCTAATTTATCATTGGCATTAGCTGTAGCATTCCAGTCGATAAAAAATCTTGATTGCAGCGACAGCACCGCGTCCCCAATAATTTTTAGTTGAGAATCACGCCAATCACCAAAACGTTTTGACTTCCAAAGATATTGATCACCAACATTAAAACCGCCAATATAACCAACTTTCCCATCAATCACAACAATTTTACGATGAAATCGAAAATTAATTCTCAAAGCTAGAATCTGGAATCTTCTTGTTAAAAATGGATAAACAACGCCACCGGCATGCAGCAATCGCCGATACATAGAGATATGTGCGCCATGAGAACCATAAGCATCATAAATAACCCTGACCTCAACGCCTTCCTTTGCCTTTTTAACTAATAAATCAATTAATCTGTTGCCAATAACATCGTTAGCGATCGCGAAATAAGCCAAATGAATATGATCAGTCGCTTTTTCAATTTCAGCGAATAAATCATCGAAAAAATCTTGACCTTTAAAAAAGGTTTCCAGATCATTACCATAAGTTAGCATAGCGCCAGAATTATGTTGAAACAGCTGAGCCAACATCTTAGAAGCGCTATTTAATTGCAAATGGTGATTATAATATTTTTGGTTATCTTTAATTTGCTCACGACCAACAATTTCTTGACTTGTAAAATCAAAAATTTTTTTGTCTGAAATGCGGCGTCCAGCGAACCAATAAATCACAAAACCAAAGACGGGCAAAAATACCAGTACAACTAACCAAGCCCAAATTCTGCTAACTTCCCTCTTGCTCCAAAAAACTGTCACAAAAGCCAACGCAGCATTTAGAACCAAGATGGATGAAATTATAATCAGTAATAAACTCATAGGTCAATTATTTATTATATAGGTCAGCGATTCTACCGGGCGATAAAAAAGCAGCTCAATCAAGCTATTAAAGACGATTGTCGGCAAGACAGTAAAAATGATGTAATTTGCAAATGGCATATCAACTTGCCCAGTCAAAGAACCAGCGATAAAAACCAAAACATAAAAAATCACAAAACCACTCGCCAGTGTCCATAAAGTTGCTGAAATCCGATAAGGAATTCGTTGATCAATAAAAAACATTGTATATGCACTAACTAAATAAGCGATCAAATATGTACCAATTGCCTGAGTATAGTAGAGATCGAAAATCAGTCCAATTGCAGCAGTCCACCACCAAAAAGCAAATTTACGATCTGAACGAAAATGAACAGTATAAAATAAACCGATCAAAGTTAAGTTTGGCAAAATATACCAGCCCGAAAAAGATAAAAGATTTGAAAAGCTGGACATCAAACTGCCATCGAAAAAAACTAGAAAAAACAAAATGATCGGATAAAAAAAAGCCGGACGTAAGTAACGGTTATTCGATCTATTTTTATTTTGCATTGCCACCAACCTCGGTCACGGCCAAAACGCTGGAAATATCAGTTAAATCAGCAGCTGGCTGAATATAAATTTCTTTGGCAACACCGTATGTGTCATCACGAACACTAACAACCTTTCCGACATACAAGCCTTTCGGTAAAATGCCTCCAAGCCCCGATGTTTGAACTAAGCTGCCTTTTTTTACATTGACAGTTGAGGTTAATTCATCTAAAACCAATTGATTTTTATTTGAATCATAGGAAGAAATAATCCCATTAACTACTTCTTGATTTCCTGTCACCTGTACTGGGAAACGATCCGAATCAGAATTCATATTCGAAATTAAAGTGACCTTGCTGCTAGTGTTGGATACTTGACTAACTTTGCCAATCAAACCCTTAGAATCCAAAATCGGTGAATTTTTTTTGACGCCTGCATTTAGTCCTTGATTAATAATCAGTTGAGAATCCCAAGTACTAGGCGTGCGGCTGATCACGACAGCGCTGACTGTTTTGTAGTCAGTCAAAGAGTCTTTCAATTGGAGATTAGCTTTCAATTCCTTGTTTTCTTTTTGAAGAGCTTGAATCTTCACTTGATCCGCTGCGATCTGATCCACTCTTTTAACTAGACGGCCATTTTCTTTATATGTTTTAAAAAGCTGAGTTAAGGAATTTGTGGATTGTCCTAAAACATTCGTCGGCGCTGAAACACCGCGACCAAAAAAAGCAGCAACATCCGATGTAAAACGCTGCACGATCGGAATGCCTGTCGCTCTGCCATAAAAAAAACTCGACCCTATAATCAAGGCCACAGCCACGACCACCGAAA is part of the Oenococcus sicerae genome and encodes:
- a CDS encoding ABC transporter ATP-binding protein; protein product: MFKLAYRNLNKLVVGLAFFCLFFQVAADLLLPTITADIVNIGIVKHDIPYIWHTGFAMLVISLLGIVGAVCNQLLAATSSQKLGVKLRSFMFRKITRMANGDFEKLGQASLITRTTNDVVQMQNATYSMLRMMVRSPMMLFGASIMAYFKSPRLTLVFLATMPVLALLVVLIMKKSVPLFRKIQALTDQINLVFREGLTGVRVIRAFNQDDFEQKRFKTANSNLTGNAISAYVTTSLMSPAMTLIISASNIAIVWFGAHLIAGNMMPVGNLLSFITYATQMLFAFMQLSMIFVVVPRAQASAQRIQEVLDVKDTINDPKNPRVLQKIIDLSFAHVDFSYSDSSKKVLEDISFQIHAGQTLAIIGGTGSGKTSLINFIPRLFDTSAGQVLLNGIDIRDFLQSDLHRRISFTSQQSFLFQGTVRSNLKYGDPNASDQQMMKALDIAQASHFVEEQGGLDAPVEQGGHNFSGGQIQRLSIARAVVKQADIYIFDDTFSALDFKTDANLRKALAKDKQIQKAIKIIVAQRVSTVADADQILVLESGRISAIGKHAELMQRSAVYKEIVNSQLHKKDSLTQIKGQAYA
- the trhA gene encoding PAQR family membrane homeostasis protein TrhA is translated as MDMKKHQVKTFGLVEEIFNSITHGVGFVAAIVGIVFLFIRAVNTGYTSAIDLTALIIYSVCLIIFLLNSTLFHAFIFTRAAWVFQHFDHIGIFLIILATYTPFCWVFIKNPIAIWLWVINLLLAICGIVYDFIFIGRHRWISVLIYLAMGWLIVLLFPIIRNSVPSIALWLLFWGGIAYSAGTFFYMNMKIWWNHVWWHLFVLLGTALMYFSIYLTM
- the recA gene encoding recombinase RecA, whose product is MASGRKAALDAALKKIEKDFGKGSIMRLGENVHTNVEVISTGSLKLDIALGVGGYPKGRIIEVFGPESSGKTTVALHAVAEVQKQGGTAAYIDAENSLDAKYAEALGVNVDDLLLSQPDTGEQGLEIADDLVNSGAIDMLVIDSVAALVPRAEIEGEMGDTHVGLQARLMSQALRKLAGTLNRTGTIAIFINQIREKIGVMFGNPETTPGGRALKFYSTVRLEVRRSTQIKDGTVIVGNNTKIKVVKNKVAPPFRVAEVDIMYGKGISQTGELIDLAVDKDIVDKSGAWYAYKGEKIGQGRVNAVTWLEDPAHKKEHDVIFKAVRDAYGIGEKADPAADTDPGKAVPIDDSASDPFSDPNYNPKSSGSDDALSDDDIY
- the pgsA gene encoding CDP-diacylglycerol--glycerol-3-phosphate 3-phosphatidyltransferase, translated to MNLPNKLTTFRIFLIPVFILVLALPINWSRTFGHPTSWIIAAIIFAVASLTDLLDGKIARAHHLVTNFGKFADPLADKLLVMTALIFLTQYQVVPAWMTVIIVIRELAITGLRTLIVENNGTVFAAQMPGKIKTFTQMFAVIFLYCSNFGSSWPIGQILIYLAVIFTLYSGIDYFVQNRSVFSDGM
- a CDS encoding helix-turn-helix domain-containing protein, which produces MDTDYQVIGKRLQDARENHGLTLEDISSSTKIQVRYLQAIETGQIGKLPGPFYVKAFIRQYANTVSLDPNTILDNPENASNDSSAATDEYSQRQPSDPDSLFSGEMHANSDWQDDTQNNESENKKLSKNSVRVGADRIPRAGMNLTMPMSRRFWNKFRVFAWIIGLVVLAFGLWVIIGKVHPSSVSQSQVSSSSTKVAKSKKSAAEKKSTSSSSSSSSSADTQSLSKPQFQSNTSTMTFYDTTDHTIQIEASNASWTTINVDGTLQFSSTIPAGGEQDTTLTKDQQQVTIHIGNPYNTKILFDGKDTQFMSGSSVQITNIIIKREKTAQ
- the yfmH gene encoding EF-P 5-aminopentanol modification-associated protein YfmH, yielding MKIETFDDYQQSVYTQTLEDGLKITLIPKKDFHSVFAALFVDAGAVDQQIVDEKGKKIIFPSGTAHFAEHKMFEKAEGDVSEIFSNYGAFSNAYTSQTQTVYYFQATEHINDSIRLLLKFVQKPYYTQASVDKEQGIIGQELAMYQDMPDWALSLGLMTNLYQNQPLSQDIGGQISTINQLSPELLYCFHHYFYQPNKLHLKITGPIDPKKMSKLIQDTQKELTRLPADFSRINLFDDRIPVIKQAVKIMPVSTPLLTAGIKGSKRLVDVTEAVILSFASDLLLDLYFSDSSNWYMRNYNQGILDEDFFAQVEISRYYHFINFTGRGKDQQLFEQIRLQLSRIMFDPKLEQEFEVQKQATLGELSMSLDQLENNILTTIDSFDINVNVFRIIADLKTLTFKKAVDLFHDYYDIESFSVFSVKPSD
- the yfmF gene encoding EF-P 5-aminopentanol modification-associated protein YfmF — translated: MKKLVNGINLAVIETTQFQSVKVVVDFYAPFNKETASQRSLLAVLMENSSAAYPDRQAMTTKLNELYGAHYSVSTSRFGRLAKIHLSLKFPNAAIFHDSQLLEKAFAFLAEQIFSPLIIHDQFPDKMFEIEKKNFLTEFLSNFDNKSYKLHDRVLANYFSDANLRVHADGDQALIKQVTNASVVGAYRQMLSNDETILTVSGNLSSQKIENLVNKWPIVSHNTINHKNIVYTQAIHELNKISTHECGDQSLLENAYNFVDYNHLSDQRFTAILFSQLLGGSSQSLLFLSIREKKQLVYYTNSLIFGQDGWMLIQAGLDKQNMTAVENEINRQIDKIRQHDFSDRLFSLIKNELITAIISGQDYQNNTIDREVAGFVSGYKKTTAQTIDLINSVTADQVVAFSKKVIQQTEAVLINEN
- the cls gene encoding cardiolipin synthase, producing MSLLLIIISSILVLNAALAFVTVFWSKREVSRIWAWLVVLVFLPVFGFVIYWFAGRRISDKKIFDFTSQEIVGREQIKDNQKYYNHHLQLNSASKMLAQLFQHNSGAMLTYGNDLETFFKGQDFFDDLFAEIEKATDHIHLAYFAIANDVIGNRLIDLLVKKAKEGVEVRVIYDAYGSHGAHISMYRRLLHAGGVVYPFLTRRFQILALRINFRFHRKIVVIDGKVGYIGGFNVGDQYLWKSKRFGDWRDSQLKIIGDAVLSLQSRFFIDWNATANANDKLAFLDHYFPATQVNGVHPIQIVSSGPDSLTAQIKQGYLKMITLATKSITIQTPYLIPDQTIYESLMIALAAGVKVRIFIPDRPDHPFVYRATQYYAQEFIDAGADVYRYDAGFLHSKLLVVDDQIVSIGSANLDIRSFELSFESNAFIYSSYFAKKIEKQIAIDITKSKLLTKADFAKQGFFMTVLQKFSRLLSPIL
- the mreD gene encoding rod shape-determining protein MreD, with protein sequence MQNKNRSNNRYLRPAFFYPIILFFLVFFDGSLMSSFSNLLSFSGWYILPNLTLIGLFYTVHFRSDRKFAFWWWTAAIGLIFDLYYTQAIGTYLIAYLVSAYTMFFIDQRIPYRISATLWTLASGFVIFYVLVFIAGSLTGQVDMPFANYIIFTVLPTIVFNSLIELLFYRPVESLTYIINN
- the mreC gene encoding rod shape-determining protein MreC, which codes for MRFNGKKILISIISVVVAVALIIGSSFFYGRATGIPIVQRFTSDVAAFFGRGVSAPTNVLGQSTNSLTQLFKTYKENGRLVKRVDQIAADQVKIQALQKENKELKANLQLKDSLTDYKTVSAVVISRTPSTWDSQLIINQGLNAGVKKNSPILDSKGLIGKVSQVSNTSSKVTLISNMNSDSDRFPVQVTGNQEVVNGIISSYDSNKNQLVLDELTSTVNVKKGSLVQTSGLGGILPKGLYVGKVVSVRDDTYGVAKEIYIQPAADLTDISSVLAVTEVGGNAK